In Juglans regia cultivar Chandler chromosome 13, Walnut 2.0, whole genome shotgun sequence, the following proteins share a genomic window:
- the LOC108992291 gene encoding uncharacterized protein LOC108992291 isoform X2, whose translation MTKGDGSEKRRGVPTDHGFTDIVLSWSLEDIENENLYKYQVEKIPQSFESIDQYFGSYVYPLLEETRAQLHSSMEIISRAPFAEVIAFHESMAYGTKLYDVEVDQWRNRFTVRGDEPYKTLPGDVFVLADAIPEDVSDLQRIGRQWAFVTVTKIPEDANEDDSTSTIFKVKALKDIEVDTGNHKSLFVIFLINTIPNKRIWNALHMQGNLQIIKKVLCTNSLIEEDCDLCSAESDGSWHEKFGTGINFKLNEPQTQTFLACLRKMHCSHKTEVELIWGPPGTGKTKIISTLLLSFFRMRYRTLTCAPTNVAIRGVASCITELVKESLETDGSFCSLGDILLFGNKKRLKLGSDIEEIYLDYRVQRLTECLGHQTGWRHCFESMIDLLENCVSKYHVLLENETIIESEKSKEKEIKEESREETDASNKTYKSFLDFVRKRFVSISSPLKNCFRVFCTHLPKSYTQSNFQNMISLIDLLESFETLLYQDSMESEVLEELFSRLEVVGDAVQPHMDIPQLQASRRECLSVLKSLQSSFNKLELPMGMNKESIMDFCLQAASLLLCTASSSYKLHSVAMKPLSILVIDEAAHLKECESAIPLQLPGLRHAILVGDECQLPAMVESNISSEAGFGRSLFERMSSLGHSKHLLNIQYRMHPSISSFPNLNFYCNRILDAPNVKRKGYEKHYLPGPMFGTYSFINIVDGREEQGDVGYGWRNLIEVAVVMKILLNLYKAWVGSRQKLSIGVISPYAAQVVAIQDKLGRKYANIDGFTVKVKSVDGFQGGEEDIIIISTVRSNSYASIGFLSKPQRTNVALTRARHCLWILGNEGTLGNSDSIWEALVLDAKKRQCFFNADEDKDLHKALLDVKREFEQFDDLLNGDSLLFRSARWKVLFSDNFLRSFKKLKSVMRKNSVIEHLLKLAQGWRPKKRSSDPVCGSSSQIIKQFKVEDLYIVCANDIRKEWSDELKELMYYQVLKVWDILPAEEIPKLIKRLDSMFGKYTDDFLNRCKEKCLESSVCDGDCSKGTGSNDIDDFDDAVQFKDIPDSFVGVATMSYPLVITFHKFLMMLDGTVGNSYFERFHEVRKLDPGRVGGRSVALETIIKLKEVNYERFSLSYWPHFNAKLITKLDSSRVFTEIISHIKGGPQAVEEGDGKLSRDDYLLLSNSRVSSLIRQEREIIYELFQNYEKMKMENGEFDLADLVIDLHRRLRIGSYNGDKIDFVYIDEVQDLTLSQIALFKYICKNVEEGFVFSGDTAQTIARGIDFRFQDIRSLFYKKFLLESKSSGHNKREEKGIMSNIFHLSQNFRTHDGVLKLAHSVIELLYHFFPQSIDVLEPENSLVYGEAPILLESGSNENAIITIFGNNGNSGASIVGFGAEQVILVRDDSARKEVAKYVGKQALVLTIVECKGLEFQDVLLYNFFGSSPLKNKWRVMHEYMKEYDLLDSTSSSTFSTKHNVLCSELKQLYVAVTRTRQRLWICENTEEFCKPMFEYWRKKCLVQVRQLDDSLAQAMQVASSSEEWRSRGMKLYQDCNYEIATMCFERAGDTYWERRSKAAGLRATADRMRHLNPEAANVILREAADIFEAIGKGDSAARCFCELGEYERAGRLYLEKCGQSELEKAGECFSLAGCYELAADVYARGYFFPECLKVCSKGKLFDKGFEYIWYWKQDAAIDVGVVRRGKVIEKIEQEFLEGCALHYYELKDHRSMMRFVKGFQSIELMRNFLKPLDCFDELLLLEEESGNFLEAANIAKLRGEILKASDLLGKAENFKEASMLILLFVLSSSLWTAGNKGWPLKQFTEKQELLAKAKSFAKNESNNFYACVCTEADVLSDEKTSVSVMKNSLNSSQRHKSACGEIISARKIIDAHLRTNLAEYMWEDYFVFDRIKHSEQMISRNQISVETLVHFWNFWKDHVVNIFKYIGSLETQDFNEYKQYGDFCLNYMGVWRQFRELNAIYLLLNPGADWVRDRDNRFLHRNGKLVSIDVRHLASTARSYWSSEILSVGLQVLKNLEALYNLSSKNNRSMFCQSRSLTHIFEVAKSLLESKYLDRGSQDDKALQRFVKFSAESFFGYVFHLDWQKSLAENMFSLRGSEVSKNLLQQVILENISSRGKLTYGKIGRVVMVILGLGKLNNDLYEKILKLFDGIDVNPPWKTFIQNLCGNVDISFPHATVPDNISKSPREWSLLLRLHEALEDTYNANWMKENDYISPGCFLYLVERLLILASSFHGYFITSKSSFVEWFIHEEVGNNPNSTFVSEVQPFIRRIYESIINFVGQLLCNKNETLEWIRRSNVIAKDYYPLLVLRLVAIICLVNLNSGSFLDSLSKLLGRSHITEQLPSEFYDVLRRRGKHIHKVNVLAEAFKKVHNPLVIVSLGKNCSQFLCPDAIFVDMTAKQSWEDISRVLHLQTVEASQGQIGAIEVGATNACGEVLSSDSYDHGGYKLAPSNLAGQGDLNNIIGIKLPISYSYFWDRFEALKPLEIGGDPRCMLENVQAMKVNLGYCIHVLSTIMSECRQMNIYHEHESLLKEVAGMLEELNLLSVALDAREPQPGNIISTIDELSKRLQSRRQRVEPSLNQLFLELSTIHPVETSETENTSVDWYNEMDSDGEAKEGSSVDKGKSNASEVAAVSGAYSQSNKETQNKGKGNNKSKKKNRSRGSRKNK comes from the exons ATGACGAAGGGCGACGGTTCAGAGAAGAGGAGAGGAGTTCCTACCGACCATGGCTTCACCGATATTGTGCTTTCTTGGTCCCTTGAAGATATTGAAAACGAAAACCTTTACAAGTACCAG GTGGAAAAGATTCCACAATCCTTTGAATCAATTGACCAGTATTTTGGGTCATATGTTTACCCCTTACTGGAAGAAACTCGTGCACAACTGCATTCGAGTATGGAGATTATTTCAAGAGCCCCTTTTGCTGAAGTAATTGCATTTCATGAATCTATGGCATATGGAACAAAATTGTATGATGTTGAGGTTGATCAGTGGAGAAACAGATTCACTGTTCGTGGTGACGAGCCTTACAAGACATTGCCAGGAGATGTATTTGTTTTAGCAGATGCAATACCCGAGGATGTTTCTGATTTACAAAGAATAGGAAGGCAATGGGCTTTTGTAACTGTCACCAAAATTCCAGAGGATGCGAATGAGGATGACAGCACATCAACCATATTCAAAGTCAAAGCATTGAAAGACATTGAAGTTGACACTGGAAACCATAAGTCTTTGTTTGTGATTTTCTTGATAAATACAATCCCTAACAAGAGAATATGGAACGCATTGCACATGCAGGGAAATCTACAGATTATCAAGAAAGTTTTGTGCACTAATTCTTTG ATTGAGGAAGATTGTGATCTCTGCTCTGCAGAGAGTGATGGCAGCTGGCATGAGAAATTTGGGACtggtataaattttaaactgaatgAACCCCAAACCCAGACATTTTTGGCATGTCTTCGTAAGATGCATTGCAGCCACAAGACGGAAGTGGAACTTATATGGGGCCCGCCCGGTACAgggaaaacaaaaatcattagtACTCTGCTCTTATCCTTTTTTAGAATGAGATATAGAACTCTTACCTGTGCCCCAACAAATGTTGCAATTAGAGGAGTGGCCTCCTGCATAACAGAGTTGGTGAAAGAATCGCTTGAAACTGATGGTTCGTTCTGCTCATTGGGAGATATTCTTTTGTTTGGGAATAAGAAGCGACTCAAACTTGGTTCAGACATTGAAGAGATATATTTAGATTATCGGGTCCAAAGGCTTACAGAGTGCTTGGGACATCAGACTGGTTGGAGGCATTGTTTTGAGTCAATGATTGATCTTCTTGAGAATTGTGTTTCTAAGTATCACGTGCTCTTGGAAAATGAAACGATaatagagagtgaaaagagcaaagaaaaagaaatcaaagagGAAAGCAGGGAGGAAACTGATGCTAGCAACAAAACGTACAAGTCATTTCTTGATTTTGTGAGAAAAAGATTTGTTTCTATTTCATCACCACTCAAAAATTGTTTTCGAGTCTTCTGTACACATTTACCCAAAAGTTACACTCAAAGCAATTTCCAAAACATGATTTCTCTAATTGACCTACTTGAGTCTTTTGAAACCTTATTGTATCAAGATAGCATGGAGTCTGAAGTACTGGAGGAGCTTTTTTCTCGTTTAGAAGTAGTTGGAGATGCTGTGCAGCCACATATGGATATACCCCAGTTGCAAGCAAGTAGAAGAGAATGCCTTTCTGTTCTAAAATCTCTTCAGAGTTCATTTAACAAACTTGAGCTTCCAATGGGTATGAACAAAGAATCAATAATGGATTTTTGTCTTCAAGCGGCTTCCTTACTTTTATGCACTGCTTCAAGTTCTTACAAACTGCATTCGGTGGCAATGAAACCACTGAGCATTCTGGTTATTGATGAAGCTGCACATTTAAAGGAGTGTGAGTCAGCCATACCCCTTCAACTTCCAGGTTTAAGGCATGCCATTCTGGTTGGGGATGAGTGCCAATTACCAGCAATGGTTGAAAGCAAT ATTTCTAGCGAAGCTGGTTTTGGGAGGAGTCTATTTGAGAGAATGAGTTCACTGGGTCACTCGAAGCATCTTCTTAATATACAGTATCGAATGCATCCGTCTATAAGTTCTTTcccaaatttgaatttttattgcaACCGGATCTTAGATGCTCCGAATGTTAAAAGAAAAGGCTATGAAAAGCACTACCTTCCAGGGCCAATGTTTGGTacatattcttttataaatatagtaGATGGAAGAGAAGAACAAGGTGACGTTGGTTATGGTTGGAGAAACCTGATTGAAGTTGCTGTTGTCATGAAAATATTGCTCAATTTATACAAAG CTTGGGTTGGTTCAAGACAGAAGCTCAGTATTGGTGTAATATCTCCTTATGCTGCTCAAGTAGTTGCAATTCAGGACAAACTTGGAAGGAAGTATGCTAATATTGATGGGTTCACAGTGAAGGTGAAGTCAGTTGATGGGTTCCAGGGTGGGGAGGAggacataataataatatcaactGTGAGATCTAATAGCTATGCATCAATTGGGTTCTTATCGAAGCCTCAGAGAACGAATGTTGCTCTTACCAGGGCAAG GCACTGTCTATGGATCTTGGGAAATGAAGGTACACTTGGTAATAGTGACTCGATCTGGGAAGCCTTAGTACTTGATGCTAAGAAACGTCAGTGTTTCTTTAATGCTGATGAGGACAAGGATTTACACAAAGCACTTTTAGATGTGAAGAGAGAATTTGAACAATTTGATGATTTGCTGAATGGAGATAGCTTACTTTTCAGAAGTGCTAGGTGGAAG GTTCTTTTCAGTGATAATTTTCTGAGATCGTTTAAAAAATTGAAGTCTGTAATGAGAAAAAACTCGGTTATAGAACATCTACTTAAACTTGCCCAGGGCTGGAGACCCAAGAAGAGAAGTTCAGATCCAGTTTGTGGAAGTTCTTCACAGATCATAAAGCAATTTAAGGTTGAAGATCTTTATATTGTTTGTGCAAATGACATCAGAAAGGAATGGAGTGACGAACTAAAGGAACTGATGTACTATCAAGTTTTGAAGGTCTGGGATATATTACCTGCAGAGGAAATTCCAAAATTAATCAAACGGCTTGATAGCATGTTTGGGAAATATACAGATGACTTTCTTAATCGCTGCAAAGAGAAATGTCTTGAGAG ctcTGTCTGTGATGGTGATTGCTCTAAAGGTACCGGTtcaaatgatattgatgattttgatgatgCAGTTCAATTCAAGGACATCCCAGATTCTTTTGTTGGTGTTGCTACCATGTCCTATCCTCTTGTGATaacatttcataaatttctgatGATGCTTGATGGAACTGTGGGCAATTCCTACTTTGAAAGATTCCATGAAGTGAGAAAACTTGATCCTGGTCGAGTTGGTGGTAGATCAGTTGCCTTAGAGACCATTATAAAGTTGAAGGAAGTTAATTATGAGAGGTTTAGTTTATCATACTGGCCCCATTTCAATGCCAAGCTAATTACAAAGCTTGACTCTTCCAGAGTTTTCACAGAgattatttctcatataaaagGTGGCCCACAAGCTGTAGAGGAAGGTGATGGTAAGCTCAGTCGTGACGACTATCTTTTACTATCAAATAGCCGTGTTTCCAGTTTAATTAGacaggagagagaaataatatatgAGCTCtttcaaaattatgaaaagatgAAGATGGAAAATGGTGAGTTTGATCTGGCTGATCTTGTGATAGATCTACATCGTCGTTTGAGAATTGGAAGCTACAATGGTGataaaattgattttgtatACATAGATGAGGTTCAGGATCTTACATTGAGCCAAATTGCGTTATTCAAATATATCTGCAAAAATGTTGAAGAAGGTTTTGTTTTCTCCGGTGATACAGCACAAACTATTGCAAGGGGAATTGATTTTAGGTTCCAGGATATACGATCTCTATTCTACAAGAAGTTTCTACTGGAATCAAAAAGCAGTGGACAtaataaaagagaagaaaaaggaataaTGTCAAATATTTTCCATCTGAGCCAGAACTTCCGTACTCATGATGGGGTTCTCAAACTAGCACACAGTGTTATTGAACTTCTATATCATTTCTTTCCTCAATCGATTGATGTTTTGGAGCCTGAGAATAGTCTTGTGTATGGAGAAGCTCCGATTTTGCTTGAATCAGGGAGCAATGAAAATGCAATCATCACTATTTTTGGAAATAATGGAAATAGTGGAGCAAGTATTGTTGGCTTTGGTGCGGAGCAGGTAATATTGGTACGGGATGATTCTGCTCGGAAGGAAGTTGCCAAATATGTTGGGAAGCAAGCTCTTGTTCTAACTATTGTGGAGTGTAAGGGCCTTGAGTTTCAG GATGTATTGTTGTACAACTTTTTTGGCTCATcacctttgaaaaataaatggaggGTAATGCATGAGTATATGAAGGAATACGATTTGCTCGACTCAACTTCATCTAGCACCTTTTCCACCAAACACAATGTCTTGTGCTCAGAACTAAAGCAACTTTATGTAGCTGTCACACGAACAAGACAGAGATTGTGGATTTGTGAGAATACAGAGGAGTTCTGCAAACCTATGTTTGAATATTGGAGGAAAAAGTGTCTTGTCCAAGTCAGACAACTGGACGACTCACTTGCTCAGGCAATGCAAGTTGCTAGCAGTTCAGAGGAGTGGAGGTCAAGGGGCATGAAG CTATATCAAGATTGTAACTATGAAATAGCAACAATGTGCTTTGAAAGAGCCGGAGATACTTATTGGGAAAGAAGATCTAAGGCTGCTGGCCTTAGAGCCACGGCTGACCGAATGCGGCATTTGAATCCTGAAGCAGCAAATGTTATACTTAGGGAAGCTGCTGATATATTTGAAGCAATAGGCAAGGGTGATTCTGCTGCTCGTTGTTTTTGTGAGTTGGGGGAGTATGAAAGAGCAG GCAggctttatttagaaaaatgtgGGCAGTCAGAGCTGGAAAAGGCTGGGGAATGCTTTTCTCTTGCGGGATGTTATGAACTTGCAGCTGATGTTTATGCTAGGGGCTATTTTTTCCCAGAATGTTTAAAAGTTTGCTCCAAGGGAAAATTATTTGACAAGGGTTTCGAGTACATTTGGTATTGGAAACAAGATGCAGCTATAGATGTTGGCGTGGTTAGAAGAggaaaagtaatagaaaaaattgaacaagAGTTTCTAGAGGGTTGTGCTCTTCATTATTATGAGCTTAAAGATCACAGATCCATGATGAGGTTTGTTAAAGGTTTTCAGTCCATAGAATTGATGCGCAATTTTTTGAAGCCTCTGGATTGCTTTGATGAGCTTTTGTTGTTGGAAGAAGAATCGGGCAACTTCTTAGAGGCTGCAAACATTGCGAAGCTAAGAGGGGAGATCCTAAAGGCTTCTGATCTCCTTGGGAAGGCCGAGAATTTCAAAGAAGCATCCATGCTAATTCTCCTCTTTGTGTTGTCCAGCTCATTATGGACAGCTGGAAATAAAGGCTGGCCTTTAAAGCAGTTTACAGAGAAGCAAGAGCTTTTGGCAAAAGCAAAGTCATTTGCTAAGAATGAGTCCAACAACTTTTATGCTTGTGTTTGTACAGAGGCTGATGTTTTATCAGATGAGAAGACTAGTGTGTCCGTCATGAAAAATTCTTTGAATTCTTCTCAGAGACATAAGAGTGCTTGTGGTGAAATAATATCTGCTCGAAAAATTATAGATGCTCATCTTCGTACAAACTTGGCAGAGTATATGTGGGaagattattttgtttttgatcgAATAAAGCATTCGGAGCAGATGATCTCCAGAAATCAGATTTCTGTAGAAACACTCGTTCacttttggaatttttggaaaGATCATGTTGTGAACATTTTCAAGTATATAGGAAGTCTTGAAACCCAAGATTTTAATGAATATAAACAATATGGAGATTTCTGTTTGAATTACATGGGAGTGTGGAGACAGTTCCGTGAACTTAACGCAATCTATCTTTTGCTCAACCCTGGTGCTGATTGGGTGAGAGATAGGGATAATCGATTCCTTCATCGGAATGGAAAGTTGGTTTCTATTGATGTTCGCCATTTAGCTTCGACTGCTCGAAGTTACTGGTCTTCAGAAATACTTTCTGTTGGCCTGCAGGTTTTGAAGAATCTTGAAGCTCTTTATAATCTCTCATCAAAGAATAACCGCTCCATGTTCTGCCAAAGTAGATCACTTACTCATATATTTGAGGTTGCAAAGTCTCTTTTGGAATCCAAATATCTGGACCGCGGGTCCCAAGATGACAAGGCATTACAGAGATTTGTCAAATTTTCTGCTGAATCTTTCTTTGGCTATGTATTTCATCTAGATTGGCAAAAATCATTGGCAGAGAACATGTTTTCTCTGAGAGGGAGTGAAGTTTCTAAGAATTTACTACAGCAAGTGATATTGGAAAACATCAGCTCGAGGGGTAAGCTAACTTATGGGAAAATTGGAAGAGTTGTGATGGTAATTCTTGGATTGGGTAAGCTAAACAATGATTTGTATGagaagattttaaaattgtttgatGGTATAGATGTGAACCCACCCTGGAAAACATTCATTCAGAATCTTTGTGGGAATGTTGATATTTCATTTCCACACGCTACTGTGCCTGACAATATCAGTAAATCTCCAAGAGAGTGGTCCCTTCTATTGAGGCTTCATGAAGCTTTGGAGGATACCTATAACGCCAACTGGATGAAAGAAAATGACTACATATCTCCCGGTTGTTTCTTGTATCTTGTTGAGCGCCTATTGATCTTGGCATCCTCCTTCCATGGTTACTTCATCACTTCGAAGTCTTCTTTTGTTGAATGGTTTATCCACGAAGAGGTAGGTAACAACCCAAATTCCACTTTTGTTTCTGAAGTGCAACCTTTCATAAGAAGAATCTACGAGTCAATTATCAATTTTGTTGGGCAGCTTCTTTGTAATAAGAATGAGACACTTGAATGGATTAGAAGGTCTAATGTAATTGCAAAGGATTACTATCCGCTGCTGGTGTTGAGATTGGTTGCTATAATATGTTTGGTTAATCTGAACTCTGGGAGTTTTTTGGATTCACTTTCTAAATTGCTTGGTAGGAGCCATATCACTGAGCAACTTCCATCTGAATTTTATGATGTTCTTAGGAGAAGAGGGAAACATATACATAAGGTAAATGTGCTTGCTGAAGCATTTAAGAAGGTCCACAATCCTCTTGTAATTGTGAGTTTGGGAAAGAATTGTTCGCAATTTTTATGTCCAGATGCGATTTTTGTTGATATGACGGCAAAGCAGTCCTGGGAGGACATATCGAGAGTCTTGCATCTTCAGACAGTCGAAGCCTCTCAAGGTCAAATTGGAGCTATTGAAGTGGGTGCAACTAATGCTTGTGGTGAAGTTCTTTCATCAGACAGTTATGACCACGGGGGTTATAAGCTCGCGCCTTCAAACTTGGCAGGTCAGGGTGATTTGAACAACATAATTGGAATCAAGCTACCAATTAGTTATAGTTACTTTTGGGATAGATTCGAAGCTTTGAAGCCATTGGAGATTGGTGGAGATCCAAGGTGCATGTTGGAAAATGTCCAAGCAATGAAG GTAAACCTGGGGTATTGTATTCACGTTTTAAGTACTATTATGAGTGAATGCCGTCAGATGAATATTTACCACGAACATGAAAGCTTATTGAAGGAAGTAGCTGGCATGCTCGAGGAACTGAATCTACTTTCTGTTGCATTGGATGCGAG GGAACCGCAACCTGGGAACATTATTTCAACGATTGACGAACTTTCCAAGAGATTACAGTCAAGAAGACAACGTGTCGAACCTTCCCTGAATCAGCTTTTCTTGGAACTCAGCACAATACATCCGGTAGAGACATCAGAAACCGAGAATACATCAGTGGACTGGTACAATGAGATGGACAGTGATGGTGAGGCTAAGGAAGGCAGTAGTGTTGATAAGGGTAAGTCAAATGCTTCAGAAGTTGCTGCGGTGTCTGGAGCCTACAGCCAAAGCAACAAGGAAACACAAAACAagggaaagggcaacaacaagtCTAAGAAGAAGAATAGGAGTAGAGGAAGCCGGAAGAATAAATAG